Proteins encoded in a region of the Corallococcus soli genome:
- a CDS encoding ABC transporter ATP-binding protein yields MALLSIRNVFKSYFLHGKRIDVLRAVSLDIQAGELVSMIGASGAGKSTFLHVLGTLDAPAAGEVLFDGRSVFSMNDAEIAEFRNRTIGFVFQSHYLLPEFTALENVAMPALIQRRERAGAYTYARELLERVGLGSRVDHRPGELSGGEAQRVALARALVLKPAVLLADEPTGNLDPTTGEGIHQLLRDVNRDLGITAVIVTHNETLARSMPRRLRLAGGQVSEA; encoded by the coding sequence ATGGCGCTGTTGTCCATCCGCAACGTCTTCAAGAGCTACTTCCTGCACGGCAAGCGCATTGACGTGCTGCGCGCCGTGTCGCTGGACATCCAGGCCGGGGAGCTGGTGTCCATGATTGGCGCGTCCGGCGCGGGCAAGAGCACCTTCCTGCACGTCCTGGGCACGCTGGACGCCCCGGCCGCCGGAGAGGTCCTCTTCGACGGGCGCTCCGTCTTCTCCATGAACGACGCGGAGATCGCCGAGTTCAGGAACCGCACCATTGGCTTCGTCTTCCAGAGCCACTACCTGCTGCCGGAGTTCACCGCGCTGGAGAACGTGGCCATGCCCGCGCTCATCCAGCGGCGGGAGCGCGCGGGTGCCTACACCTACGCCCGGGAGCTGCTGGAGCGCGTGGGGCTGGGCAGCCGCGTGGATCACCGCCCCGGGGAGCTGTCCGGCGGCGAGGCCCAGCGCGTGGCGCTCGCGCGGGCCCTGGTGCTCAAGCCCGCGGTGCTGCTCGCGGACGAGCCCACCGGCAACCTGGACCCCACCACGGGCGAGGGCATCCACCAGCTGCTCCGGGACGTCAACCGGGACCTGGGGATTACCGCCGTCATCGTGACGCACAACGAGACGCTCGCCCGCTCCATGCCCCGCCGCCTGCGGCTGGCCGGCGGGCAGGTGTCGGAGGCCTGA